One Maribacter cobaltidurans genomic window carries:
- a CDS encoding M56 family metallopeptidase yields the protein MESFIIYLLKSSGLLCLFFLTHQLLLKRETLFVFNRIYLISGLGISLLLPFVYTVRTISLEYSPKGETIAPALPMNEISFSTNSWPFFILLIYLFGASLLLFRLIREFYQLQILLKNGRNESQGKYSCVESNTTISPFSFFKWIVYNPKLHSKRELDIILEHEKIHSRQLHSLDILLMELFLILQWFNPFTWLYRKSLKENLEFLADAHVYESQKDKKEYQYLLLKQAVGQQNLSIVNPFFNSLIKKRIVMINQNPSKKLKALRSLFIVPFLAIFLLSFNVRTKYTFKDTQQNVSQDNIIELIIEKTTTDKELVKIKNDLKKDNIDFSYTTVRNEDGEISSLSIQVSGNNKNGTEFSSSHNSQSDNDTIDPTYIIIDTDNYSISIGNGKNNILHKSEHSSVWIQKSDDAEGQNEIIIKKIDGKKHITINGEEVSDEDLKEMDIHVDDDSFILIDKNDENDSKENVVIRKVSPGSSKHVIIKSNPDADHDVEIIEKESDGFFFLDTDGDKEPMFLIDGKVSTEKQVKKLDPGNIKSINVIKGSKAVKKHGKKAANGVIEITTK from the coding sequence ATGGAATCTTTTATTATTTATCTTTTAAAATCTAGTGGATTACTCTGTTTATTCTTCTTAACCCATCAGTTACTGTTAAAAAGGGAAACCCTATTTGTCTTCAACAGGATTTATCTAATTTCAGGTTTAGGTATTTCACTATTATTACCTTTTGTTTATACTGTAAGGACCATTTCTTTAGAATATTCTCCTAAAGGAGAAACTATTGCACCGGCCCTCCCAATGAACGAAATATCCTTTTCCACAAACTCTTGGCCTTTTTTCATTCTGCTCATCTATCTCTTTGGGGCATCTCTCCTTTTGTTTCGATTGATACGAGAGTTTTACCAATTACAGATTCTTTTAAAAAATGGAAGGAACGAATCACAAGGAAAATATAGTTGTGTAGAAAGTAACACCACTATATCACCCTTCTCTTTTTTTAAATGGATTGTTTATAATCCAAAACTTCATTCCAAAAGAGAATTGGACATTATTCTAGAACATGAAAAAATTCATTCAAGGCAACTTCATTCCTTGGATATCCTTTTGATGGAACTGTTTCTTATTCTTCAATGGTTTAACCCCTTCACCTGGTTATATAGAAAATCACTGAAGGAAAATTTGGAGTTTTTGGCAGATGCCCATGTTTACGAATCACAAAAAGACAAAAAAGAATATCAGTACCTATTACTAAAACAGGCCGTTGGCCAACAAAATTTATCAATCGTTAATCCATTTTTCAATTCATTAATCAAAAAACGAATCGTCATGATCAATCAAAATCCATCTAAGAAATTAAAAGCACTAAGAAGTCTATTCATTGTACCTTTTCTGGCTATTTTCCTACTCAGTTTTAACGTTAGGACCAAGTACACGTTCAAGGATACACAACAAAATGTATCCCAGGACAACATCATAGAACTCATTATTGAAAAAACTACAACGGACAAAGAGCTTGTAAAGATTAAAAACGACCTTAAGAAGGACAATATCGACTTCTCGTATACCACAGTACGAAACGAAGACGGAGAAATTTCCTCCTTATCCATACAGGTCTCCGGAAACAATAAAAATGGTACAGAATTCAGCAGTAGCCATAATTCGCAATCGGATAATGACACTATTGACCCAACCTACATTATTATTGATACGGATAACTATAGTATTTCCATAGGCAATGGAAAGAACAACATTCTCCATAAAAGCGAGCATTCAAGTGTATGGATTCAAAAATCCGATGATGCAGAGGGACAAAACGAAATCATCATTAAGAAAATCGACGGTAAAAAACACATAACCATAAATGGTGAAGAAGTATCAGATGAAGATTTAAAAGAAATGGATATCCATGTGGATGACGATTCATTTATACTTATTGATAAGAATGATGAAAATGATTCGAAAGAAAATGTGGTTATCAGAAAGGTGTCCCCAGGTTCCTCCAAACACGTGATTATAAAATCCAATCCCGATGCGGATCATGATGTGGAAATTATTGAAAAAGAGTCCGACGGATTTTTCTTTTTAGATACTGATGGAGATAAAGAACCTATGTTCCTCATTGACGGTAAAGTGAGTACCGAAAAACAGGTTAAAAAACTAGACCCAGGAAACATAAAATCCATTAATGTTATAAAAGGTTCAAAAGCTGTAAAAAAACATGGTAAAAAAGCTGCCAATGGGGTTATTGAAATAACTACCAAATAG
- a CDS encoding SPFH domain-containing protein, whose amino-acid sequence MLTFIGIFIIIFGLLSFLAKPLLGNTKITGWITPQRSLQIVLLGLVLSIVTGAFFYAEPGTAYAVQYPWGGQKAVFRQGIHTKMWGRLIPIQFELPIKYVIPNSNGELGEQSEYANVDYAKYWAFSDAVKARIATSVVIGINTEDDNQFLSVADRNKTEQNMIRSRIIPNIDQSIKNTCKLMDAQDYISGQASDFDRYFKDQLENGMYVLEEYSENQSREIIGDSSTVRTVMNKESKQKRFRIQIKDGEPVREKGNSLKAYGLTVIQAVVTEIDWEETFDNRLQLQKEEVAQTQLEKQQAEREFYRAQKEKARGEADKAVERARLEKEQIQKTIAAETEAKVAEFNLTKEKKQYEVEKFKALSKKVAADAESYQNAKLVSAGLTPQERAEWEYKTSVYVARELKDLSLPEIFIEGGTKKASDGNLLQSLIGADLAKKMMDGKKEQ is encoded by the coding sequence ATGTTAACATTTATAGGAATTTTTATTATCATATTTGGATTGCTAAGTTTTTTGGCAAAACCTTTACTTGGAAACACTAAAATTACGGGGTGGATCACTCCCCAACGTAGTCTACAAATAGTATTATTAGGACTTGTTTTAAGCATTGTAACCGGTGCATTTTTTTATGCAGAACCTGGTACCGCCTATGCAGTACAATACCCTTGGGGAGGTCAAAAGGCCGTATTCAGACAGGGCATCCATACTAAAATGTGGGGCAGATTAATCCCCATTCAGTTCGAACTACCCATCAAGTATGTTATTCCAAACTCAAATGGAGAACTTGGGGAACAGAGCGAATATGCAAATGTGGATTATGCAAAATACTGGGCCTTTAGTGATGCCGTAAAAGCGAGAATAGCAACCTCAGTAGTCATCGGCATTAATACCGAGGACGACAACCAGTTTCTGTCAGTCGCAGATCGAAATAAAACGGAACAGAATATGATTCGGTCCCGTATTATTCCAAATATCGATCAGTCCATAAAGAACACCTGTAAGCTCATGGACGCCCAGGACTATATCTCAGGGCAAGCATCGGATTTTGACCGATACTTTAAGGACCAGTTGGAGAATGGCATGTACGTTTTAGAAGAGTACTCGGAAAACCAAAGCCGTGAGATAATCGGCGACAGTAGTACGGTACGAACCGTTATGAACAAGGAAAGTAAACAAAAGCGCTTCCGCATTCAAATTAAGGACGGTGAACCCGTCAGGGAAAAAGGTAACTCCCTTAAAGCCTACGGACTAACCGTAATCCAAGCTGTTGTTACGGAGATAGACTGGGAAGAAACTTTTGATAATCGCTTACAGTTGCAAAAGGAAGAAGTTGCACAGACCCAATTGGAGAAGCAACAAGCAGAGCGTGAATTTTATCGCGCCCAAAAGGAAAAAGCCCGAGGTGAAGCCGATAAAGCCGTGGAGAGAGCCCGTTTGGAAAAAGAGCAGATTCAAAAAACGATTGCTGCGGAAACCGAAGCCAAAGTCGCTGAATTCAATTTGACCAAGGAGAAGAAGCAGTATGAAGTAGAGAAGTTCAAGGCGTTGAGCAAAAAAGTTGCTGCGGATGCGGAGTCTTATCAAAATGCCAAATTGGTTTCTGCCGGTCTTACCCCACAAGAGCGCGCTGAATGGGAGTACAAAACTTCCGTATATGTTGCACGGGAACTAAAAGACCTGAGTCTTCCCGAAATATTTATTGAAGGAGGAACGAAAAAGGCCAGTGATGGCAATTTATTACAGTCACTCATCGGTGCCGATTTAGCCAAAAAAATGATGGACGGCAAAAAGGAGCAGTAA
- a CDS encoding SsrA-binding protein, which yields MKKSFFKFLAKLNKAILPSYSEKQLDLSKASKFQLAIIGWRYYVTTRALD from the coding sequence TTGAAGAAAAGTTTCTTTAAATTTTTAGCAAAGTTGAATAAGGCAATACTTCCCTCCTATTCAGAGAAACAACTGGATTTATCCAAGGCGAGTAAATTTCAACTGGCGATTATCGGGTGGAGATACTATGTTACCACCCGCGCTTTAGATTAG
- a CDS encoding adenine phosphoribosyltransferase codes for MDFKSYIRDVPDFPKPGVMFKDITPLLQNHEALSSAADCLLKDLKKEGIDKVIGMESRGFIFGPMLADRLEAGFVPIRKPGKLPYKTLSESYNLEYGTDTLEIHVDGITKGDRVLIHDDVLATGGTALATTKLVEKLGGIIVQCNFLIELSFLNGREKIKPFEVKSLITY; via the coding sequence ATGGATTTTAAAAGCTATATAAGAGATGTGCCAGATTTCCCAAAACCGGGAGTCATGTTTAAAGATATAACTCCCTTATTACAGAATCATGAGGCTTTAAGTAGTGCTGCTGACTGCCTTCTTAAGGACTTGAAAAAGGAGGGTATAGACAAAGTCATTGGCATGGAAAGTAGGGGTTTTATTTTTGGACCTATGCTAGCGGACCGATTAGAAGCTGGATTCGTACCCATTAGGAAACCTGGAAAATTACCTTATAAGACCTTGAGCGAATCTTATAATTTAGAATATGGTACAGATACCTTGGAGATTCACGTGGACGGTATTACCAAAGGGGATAGGGTTTTAATTCATGATGATGTTTTAGCGACAGGTGGAACCGCTTTGGCAACCACCAAATTGGTTGAAAAATTGGGAGGTATCATCGTGCAGTGTAATTTTTTGATAGAACTTTCTTTTCTCAACGGTAGGGAGAAAATCAAACCTTTTGAGGTAAAATCCTTGATTACCTACTAA
- a CDS encoding amidohydrolase family protein, giving the protein MTNRETTSEVDVTPESDEVEIIDVHSHFQKDRDYFIDFMKNRKMKTILVDVAMHNATDSSKVERSWDDYVALAEKHPNLFWLCSSLMGLGIDEPDFAQKEIERLKKEIAQGARMVKVWKNFGMVTKDNSGKYIQIDDPRLQPIWDFLKEQNIPVMAHIAEPVQAWRPLNPNSPHFGYYSDHPEYHAYNFPKIPSYETIIAARDNWISKNPDLQILCAHIGSMSHDVDMVAERLDNYPNIKVELAARFGDLAAQDSKKVRAFMEKYQDRILFGTDFGNSTNQLDLNVEELTREKEDLAADYDLLRTYLSTSDSVLIRGQSNVGLSLPKEVLEKIYVTNAMDLLKLK; this is encoded by the coding sequence ATGACCAATAGAGAAACAACCAGTGAAGTCGATGTTACCCCTGAAAGCGATGAGGTCGAAATAATAGATGTCCACTCCCATTTTCAAAAGGACCGGGACTATTTTATCGATTTCATGAAGAATCGTAAGATGAAAACGATTTTGGTGGATGTTGCAATGCATAACGCTACAGACTCTAGCAAAGTTGAACGCAGTTGGGACGACTATGTGGCCTTAGCAGAAAAGCACCCAAATCTTTTTTGGCTATGTTCCTCTTTAATGGGCCTAGGAATCGATGAGCCCGATTTTGCCCAAAAAGAAATAGAGCGCCTAAAAAAGGAAATTGCCCAAGGCGCACGCATGGTCAAGGTCTGGAAAAACTTTGGAATGGTCACAAAGGACAATTCAGGCAAATACATTCAAATAGATGATCCCAGACTTCAGCCTATTTGGGATTTTCTAAAGGAACAAAACATACCTGTCATGGCACATATAGCAGAACCCGTACAAGCCTGGAGACCACTAAATCCCAATAGCCCTCATTTTGGCTATTATAGCGACCATCCAGAATACCATGCCTATAATTTCCCCAAGATACCCTCTTATGAGACCATCATAGCCGCAAGGGACAATTGGATTTCGAAAAATCCCGATTTACAAATCTTATGTGCCCATATAGGAAGTATGTCTCATGATGTCGATATGGTCGCGGAACGTTTAGATAACTACCCGAACATTAAAGTGGAATTAGCAGCAAGATTCGGGGACCTTGCCGCCCAAGATTCTAAAAAAGTAAGGGCATTTATGGAAAAATATCAAGATCGTATCCTCTTTGGTACCGACTTTGGAAACAGTACAAATCAGCTAGACCTAAATGTCGAGGAACTAACTCGCGAAAAAGAGGACTTGGCAGCAGATTATGATTTGTTGCGCACCTATTTAAGTACTTCCGATTCGGTATTGATAAGGGGGCAGTCCAATGTTGGTCTTTCCCTACCGAAGGAAGTACTCGAAAAAATATATGTTACCAATGCAATGGACTTGTTGAAACTCAAGTAA